A DNA window from Candidatus Saccharibacteria bacterium oral taxon 955 contains the following coding sequences:
- a CDS encoding DUF3048 domain-containing protein — protein sequence MKKDTMSHPPKKPHQLLSRVRNWMHRHPHRTYAIAGAGVIVIALIIVAVIYVANPQKTIDIPPIKITKRPPAPVVHYSPLTGVKVADEAATKQAVTAIMIENSPDARPQSGIKQAGIVYEAIAEGGITRFLALYQEAKPGLIGPVRSVRMYYVDWAAPYNASIAHIGGSAAALAEVRNGNYRDIDQFFNSGSYWRARDRYAPHNVYTNFERLDAINRSKGYVESKFNGFARTDDKPHEAPNATSINMTISGALYNTHYDYDKASNSYLRSIGGAPSDDREEGRITPKVVIAMKVDMAHVMEDGWRESITTSGAGSAVIFQNGIANEVTWRKNSRNDPLQFIDGNGKEVPLNRGQTWITAIPNSHGGVSWQ from the coding sequence ATGAAAAAAGATACCATGTCACACCCACCAAAAAAACCGCACCAACTGCTATCGCGTGTGCGCAACTGGATGCACCGCCATCCACATCGCACCTATGCGATCGCTGGGGCGGGGGTTATTGTCATCGCCTTGATAATTGTTGCCGTTATATATGTAGCAAATCCGCAAAAAACTATCGATATACCACCGATCAAAATAACCAAACGACCACCAGCTCCAGTCGTACATTATTCGCCACTCACTGGAGTAAAAGTCGCCGACGAAGCCGCTACAAAACAGGCGGTAACAGCGATTATGATCGAGAACAGTCCCGACGCACGCCCGCAAAGCGGGATCAAGCAAGCTGGCATTGTCTACGAAGCAATCGCCGAAGGTGGAATCACACGATTCCTCGCACTATACCAAGAGGCCAAACCCGGTTTGATCGGACCAGTCCGGAGCGTACGTATGTATTATGTCGACTGGGCAGCACCATATAATGCTAGTATCGCCCACATCGGCGGTAGTGCGGCCGCGCTAGCTGAGGTCCGTAACGGTAATTACCGCGATATTGATCAATTCTTTAATAGCGGTTCATACTGGCGAGCACGTGATCGCTACGCCCCGCACAATGTATACACCAACTTTGAGCGCCTCGACGCTATCAACCGATCCAAAGGCTATGTCGAATCAAAATTTAACGGATTTGCACGCACCGATGACAAGCCACACGAGGCTCCAAACGCCACCAGTATAAATATGACTATCTCAGGCGCACTCTACAACACCCACTACGACTACGACAAGGCATCCAATAGCTACCTCCGTAGTATCGGAGGTGCCCCATCTGACGACCGCGAGGAGGGTCGTATCACACCGAAAGTCGTCATCGCCATGAAAGTCGACATGGCCCATGTCATGGAAGACGGCTGGCGTGAAAGTATAACCACTAGCGGAGCAGGAAGCGCTGTCATCTTTCAAAACGGCATAGCCAACGAAGTAACTTGGCGTAAAAACAGCCGAAACGATCCATTGCAGTTTATCGACGGAAATGGCAAAGAAGTACCATTAAATCGCGGTCAAACCTGGATAACCGCCATACCAAATAGCCATGGGGGAGTGTCATGGCAGTAG
- a CDS encoding response regulator, producing the protein MAIKKILVIEDDRFIGEMYVRSLQREGYTVDWVVDGHDGFVAATNKPYDLILLDIMLPEMRGSEILKALRDNSQNKIPNTRIVVMTNFDQDAESRIAMQHNVDAYLIKAEITPRRLIEIIKKFDADNLETKQDQSINT; encoded by the coding sequence ATGGCAATCAAGAAAATACTAGTTATCGAAGATGATCGATTTATCGGGGAAATGTATGTCCGTAGTCTCCAGCGCGAAGGCTACACCGTCGACTGGGTAGTAGATGGTCACGACGGCTTTGTCGCCGCCACAAACAAACCCTATGACCTAATTCTACTTGATATCATGCTCCCGGAAATGAGAGGGTCAGAGATACTAAAAGCCCTGAGAGACAATAGCCAAAACAAAATTCCTAACACCCGTATCGTCGTCATGACAAACTTTGATCAAGACGCCGAAAGTCGCATCGCCATGCAACACAACGTCGACGCCTATCTGATCAAAGCCGAGATCACGCCTCGTCGTTTGATTGAGATCATCAAGAAATTCGACGCCGACAACTTAGAAACAAAACAAGACCAATCGATAAATACTTGA